Proteins encoded in a region of the Streptomyces sp. NBC_00310 genome:
- a CDS encoding carboxylesterase/lipase family protein translates to MPETVSRRFGAIRPGRPGSGPRRLGLAATALAAALLAPAPAQAATPRPTLVRTDSGWVRGDATAEGRQFLGIPYAQPPVGDLRWTEPRPVRPWQGVREAGEFGDRCVQSASWDPGYEQPSHTEDCLDLNVYAPQSGSRRPVMVWLHGGGLTAGAGEDVVPDAFARRTGTVVVTVNYRLGAMGFLATSELDDESRDGVSGNFGMLDQQAALRWVRSNIGRFGGDPGRVTVAGESAGGRSVCTQLASPTAKGLFRAGIVQSGAYGDCAARTPQAAVAQGRTFLARLDCADVACLRGRPAEEILAAQAGLNWGPVVGGAFLPVQPAEAYAEGAAAGVPVLNGANQDEGRLFAFGRFDGSGAPLTAEQYPTVMRTDFGDRALARYPLSAHASPTLAYATAQGDQRFACPALRLNQVLAGRGPVYAYEFADRTSPPFASLRDLDTDFDFGATHVNEVQYLFRHFGLETPLNAEQRRLSRQMTDYWGSFIREGVPRAAGQPTIPAGGREVLTFRTAAEGGNALSTTVHGEHRCRLWDNL, encoded by the coding sequence ATGCCAGAGACCGTGTCCCGGCGTTTCGGCGCCATCCGCCCCGGACGGCCGGGCTCGGGCCCGAGGAGACTGGGCCTGGCGGCGACGGCCCTCGCCGCCGCCCTGCTGGCCCCCGCCCCCGCGCAGGCGGCGACCCCGCGGCCGACCCTCGTCCGCACCGACTCCGGCTGGGTCCGGGGCGACGCCACCGCCGAGGGGCGGCAGTTCCTCGGCATCCCCTATGCCCAGCCACCCGTGGGAGACCTCCGCTGGACCGAGCCCCGGCCCGTCCGGCCCTGGCAAGGGGTCCGTGAGGCGGGCGAGTTCGGCGACAGATGCGTGCAGAGCGCGAGTTGGGACCCCGGCTACGAACAGCCGAGCCACACCGAGGACTGCCTCGACCTCAACGTGTACGCCCCGCAGAGCGGTTCACGCCGACCGGTGATGGTCTGGCTGCACGGCGGCGGGCTCACCGCGGGCGCCGGGGAGGACGTCGTGCCGGACGCCTTCGCCCGCCGCACCGGCACCGTCGTCGTGACCGTCAACTACCGCCTCGGCGCCATGGGTTTCCTCGCCACGTCCGAGCTCGACGACGAGTCGCGCGACGGGGTCTCCGGCAACTTCGGGATGCTCGACCAGCAGGCCGCCCTCCGCTGGGTACGGTCCAACATCGGCCGCTTCGGCGGCGATCCGGGCCGGGTCACCGTCGCGGGCGAGTCCGCCGGTGGCCGCTCGGTCTGCACCCAGCTGGCCTCGCCGACCGCGAAGGGCCTCTTCCGCGCCGGGATCGTGCAGAGCGGCGCGTACGGCGACTGCGCGGCCCGTACCCCGCAGGCGGCGGTGGCCCAGGGCCGGACCTTCCTCGCCAGGCTGGACTGCGCGGACGTGGCCTGTCTGCGCGGCAGACCGGCCGAAGAGATCCTCGCCGCCCAGGCCGGGCTGAACTGGGGCCCCGTCGTCGGCGGCGCCTTCCTGCCCGTACAGCCGGCGGAGGCGTACGCCGAGGGGGCGGCGGCCGGCGTGCCCGTCCTCAACGGCGCCAACCAGGACGAGGGCCGCCTCTTCGCCTTCGGCCGCTTCGACGGTTCCGGCGCCCCGCTCACCGCCGAGCAGTACCCCACCGTCATGCGGACCGACTTCGGCGACCGCGCCCTGGCCCGCTACCCCCTGTCCGCCCATGCCTCGCCGACCCTCGCGTACGCCACCGCCCAGGGCGACCAGCGTTTCGCCTGCCCCGCGCTGCGGCTGAACCAGGTCCTCGCCGGACGTGGACCGGTGTACGCGTACGAGTTCGCCGACCGCACCTCCCCGCCCTTCGCCTCGCTCCGCGACCTGGACACGGACTTCGACTTCGGCGCGACCCACGTCAACGAGGTGCAGTACCTCTTCCGCCACTTCGGCCTGGAGACCCCGCTGAACGCCGAGCAGCGCAGGCTGTCCCGCCAGATGACGGACTACTGGGGTTCCTTCATCCGCGAGGGGGTGCCGAGGGCCGCGGGCCAGCCCACGATCCCGGCGGGGGGACGGGAAGTCCTCACCTTCCGGACCGCGGCAGAGGGCGGCAACGCGCTGAGCACGACCGTGCACGGTGAGCATCGATGCCGACTGTGGGACAACCTGTAG
- a CDS encoding spermidine synthase: MNEPIPVLRAIDQGTAKLMPDVDRERAWLLTVDGAPQSYVDLDEPTHLEFEYARRLGHVLDMVAEPGRALDVLHLGGGALTLPRYVAATRPGSRQDVVEYDRALLGLVVEQLPLPGDAGIALHGADAREWLEAAPTDSADVLVGDVFGGSRVPAHLTTVAYARAAERVLRADGVYLANLADAAPFAFLRSQLATLATVFEELVLIAEPGVLRGRRFGNAVLVASHQPLDIAFLARRTAADAFPARVEHGPALRDFTGGAAPVREEDAVPSPEPPDGAFGIG, translated from the coding sequence GTGAACGAGCCCATACCCGTCCTCCGCGCCATCGATCAAGGCACCGCCAAGCTCATGCCGGACGTCGACCGGGAGCGGGCCTGGCTGTTGACCGTGGACGGGGCGCCGCAGTCGTACGTCGACCTGGACGAGCCGACGCATCTGGAGTTCGAGTACGCGCGGCGCCTCGGGCATGTGCTGGACATGGTGGCGGAGCCGGGGCGGGCGCTCGACGTGCTGCATCTCGGTGGGGGCGCGCTCACGCTGCCCAGGTATGTGGCCGCCACCCGGCCCGGGTCCCGGCAGGACGTCGTCGAGTACGACCGGGCGCTGCTGGGCCTGGTCGTCGAGCAGCTGCCGCTGCCCGGCGACGCGGGGATCGCGCTGCACGGCGCGGACGCCCGGGAATGGCTCGAAGCGGCCCCCACGGACTCCGCCGACGTGCTGGTGGGGGATGTGTTCGGGGGCTCGCGGGTGCCCGCGCATCTGACGACCGTGGCGTACGCGCGGGCCGCCGAGCGGGTGCTGCGCGCGGACGGGGTGTATCTCGCGAACCTGGCCGATGCGGCGCCGTTCGCGTTCCTGCGGTCGCAACTGGCCACGCTCGCCACGGTGTTCGAGGAACTGGTGCTGATCGCCGAGCCGGGGGTACTGCGCGGCCGGCGGTTCGGGAACGCCGTGCTCGTCGCCTCCCATCAGCCGCTCGACATCGCCTTCCTGGCCCGGCGGACCGCCGCCGACGCCTTCCCGGCGCGCGTCGAGCACGGCCCGGCGCTGCGCGACTTCACCGGCGGTGCCGCACCCGTGCGCGAGGAGGACGCCGTACCGTCACCCGAGCCGCCCGACGGAGCCTTCGGCATCGGCTGA
- a CDS encoding DedA family protein: MHVQEWLETVPPLSIYLLVGLVIGLESLGIPLPGEIILVSSALLASQHGEIDPFVLGACATAGAIIGDSIGYAIGRKGGRPLLAKLNRRFPKHFSESNIAVAERSFDRWGMWAVFFGRFIALLRIFAGPLAGVLQMPYWRFLVANVLGGILWAGGTTAVIYYVGVVAEAWLKRFSWLGLVLAVLIGVGSMLVIKRKAKKAAEKAEETEGELVTAADA; encoded by the coding sequence TTGCACGTGCAGGAGTGGCTAGAAACAGTGCCCCCGCTCAGCATCTACCTGCTGGTGGGGCTGGTCATCGGCCTGGAGAGCCTGGGTATCCCGCTGCCCGGCGAGATCATCCTGGTCTCCTCCGCGCTGCTCGCCTCCCAGCACGGTGAGATCGACCCGTTCGTCCTCGGCGCGTGCGCCACCGCCGGCGCGATCATCGGCGACTCCATCGGCTACGCCATCGGCCGCAAGGGCGGACGCCCCCTGCTGGCCAAGCTCAACCGAAGGTTCCCCAAACACTTCAGCGAGAGCAACATCGCCGTCGCCGAGCGCTCCTTCGACCGGTGGGGCATGTGGGCCGTCTTCTTCGGCCGCTTCATCGCCCTTCTCCGCATCTTCGCCGGCCCCCTCGCCGGCGTCCTCCAGATGCCGTACTGGCGCTTCCTCGTGGCCAACGTCCTCGGCGGCATCCTCTGGGCCGGCGGCACCACCGCCGTCATCTACTACGTCGGCGTCGTCGCCGAGGCCTGGCTCAAGCGCTTCTCCTGGCTGGGCCTGGTCCTGGCCGTCCTGATCGGCGTCGGCTCGATGCTCGTGATCAAGCGCAAGGCGAAGAAGGCGGCGGAGAAGGCGGAGGAGACCGAGGGGGAACTGGTCACCGCCGCCGACGCCTGA
- a CDS encoding DUF4442 domain-containing protein, which produces MSIGEMLAATVPMARTLKLEFLETAPEKAVVALPDQGEFHNHVGGPHAGAMFTLGESASGAIVLAAFGDQLSRAVPLAVSAEIAYRKLAMGPVTATATLGRPAAEVVAELDAGQRPEFPVAVAIQRADGAVTGEMTVVWTLRPHS; this is translated from the coding sequence ATGTCGATCGGCGAGATGCTCGCCGCCACGGTGCCGATGGCCAGGACCCTGAAACTGGAGTTCCTGGAGACAGCGCCGGAGAAGGCCGTGGTGGCACTGCCGGACCAGGGTGAGTTCCACAATCACGTCGGCGGGCCGCACGCCGGGGCGATGTTCACCCTGGGCGAGTCGGCGAGCGGGGCGATCGTGCTCGCCGCCTTCGGCGACCAGCTCTCCCGTGCCGTGCCGCTCGCGGTCAGCGCGGAGATCGCCTACCGGAAGCTCGCGATGGGCCCCGTCACGGCCACCGCCACGCTCGGCCGCCCCGCCGCCGAGGTCGTCGCCGAGCTCGACGCGGGACAGCGTCCCGAGTTCCCCGTCGCCGTCGCCATCCAGCGCGCCGACGGCGCCGTGACCGGCGAGATGACGGTGGTCTGGACCCTGCGTCCCCACAGCTGA
- a CDS encoding YbaK/EbsC family protein, whose amino-acid sequence MRAPIGDFDHATPAPDCLDDLVGPVADAVRGWPGSVPADQILYVETDPRWADTAVFVQHYGQELLERSANCVVVAGKRGGGSSLAACVVLSTTRVDVNGVVRRQLGARKASFASMDTATGETGMEYGGITPVGLPASWPVLVDSAVIDLPYVLVGSGRRRGKLLVPGKAFAELPNAVVLEGLGVA is encoded by the coding sequence ATGCGCGCACCCATCGGAGACTTCGACCACGCCACCCCTGCCCCCGACTGCCTCGACGACCTGGTCGGCCCGGTCGCCGACGCCGTACGCGGCTGGCCCGGCAGCGTGCCCGCCGACCAGATCCTGTACGTCGAGACGGACCCGCGGTGGGCCGACACCGCGGTGTTCGTCCAGCACTACGGGCAGGAACTGCTCGAACGGTCCGCGAACTGTGTGGTCGTCGCGGGCAAGCGGGGCGGCGGGTCGAGCCTGGCCGCGTGTGTCGTGCTCTCCACCACCCGCGTCGACGTCAACGGCGTGGTCCGCCGCCAACTCGGTGCCCGCAAGGCCTCGTTCGCGTCGATGGACACCGCCACCGGGGAGACCGGGATGGAGTACGGCGGCATCACCCCCGTCGGGCTGCCCGCGTCGTGGCCGGTCCTGGTGGACTCGGCCGTGATCGACCTGCCGTACGTCCTGGTCGGCAGTGGACGGCGGCGCGGCAAGCTGCTGGTGCCGGGGAAGGCGTTCGCGGAACTGCCGAACGCGGTGGTGCTGGAGGGTCTGGGAGTCGCCTGA
- a CDS encoding helix-turn-helix domain-containing protein: MSDLDLLTQSLARNVKRWRTERGFTLDTLAARAGVSRGMLIQIEQARTNPSLGTVVKIGDALGVSITTLLDYEQGPRVRVVPAEQVVRLWHTEAGSYSKLLAGTEAPGPLEMWNWRLMPGEGSRSDPHPAGTVEIAHVTAGELTLTVEGAEYRVPAGASVTFEANAAHEYANRGDVPTEMVLTVSVPAVH; this comes from the coding sequence GTGTCGGATCTCGACCTGCTGACCCAGTCTCTGGCGCGGAACGTCAAGCGCTGGCGCACCGAGCGAGGGTTCACCCTGGACACCCTGGCGGCCCGTGCCGGAGTCAGTCGCGGCATGCTCATCCAGATCGAGCAGGCCCGCACCAACCCCAGCCTCGGCACGGTCGTCAAGATCGGTGATGCCCTCGGTGTCAGCATCACCACGCTGCTCGACTACGAACAGGGGCCCAGGGTCCGGGTCGTCCCGGCCGAGCAGGTGGTCCGGCTGTGGCACACCGAGGCGGGCAGCTACAGCAAGCTGCTGGCCGGTACGGAGGCGCCCGGCCCGCTGGAGATGTGGAACTGGCGGCTGATGCCGGGGGAGGGCAGCCGGTCGGACCCGCACCCGGCGGGCACGGTCGAGATCGCCCATGTCACGGCGGGCGAGCTGACCCTCACCGTCGAGGGCGCGGAGTACCGGGTCCCGGCCGGAGCGAGCGTCACCTTCGAGGCCAACGCGGCGCACGAGTACGCCAATCGGGGTGACGTGCCGACGGAGATGGTGCTGACGGTGTCGGTGCCGGCCGTGCACTGA
- the tuf gene encoding elongation factor Tu yields the protein MSKTAYVRTKPHLNIGTMGHVDHGKTTLTAAITKVLAERGAGTFVPFDRIDRAPEEAARGITINIAHVEYETDTRHYAHVDMPGHADYVKNMVTGAAQLDGAILVVSALDGIMPQTAEHVLLARQVGVNHVVVALNKADAGDEELIDLVELEVRELLTAHGYGGDSVPVVRVSGLKALEGDPRWTASIDALLDAVDTYVPMPERYLDAPFLLSVENVLTITGRGTVVTGAVERGTIHVGDRVEVLGAEVETVVTGLETFGKPMSEAQAGDNVALLLRGVGRDAVRRGHVVAAPGSVVPSRHFTAQVYVLSAREGGRTTPVSTGYRPQFYIRTADVVGDVDLGEIAVARPGDRVTMSVELGREVPLEAGLGFAIREGGRTVGAGTVTAVQ from the coding sequence ATGTCCAAGACGGCCTACGTCCGCACGAAACCGCATCTCAACATCGGCACGATGGGTCATGTCGACCACGGCAAGACCACCCTGACCGCCGCCATCACCAAGGTCCTCGCCGAGCGCGGGGCCGGCACGTTCGTGCCGTTCGACCGCATCGACCGTGCCCCGGAGGAGGCGGCGCGCGGCATCACCATCAACATCGCGCACGTCGAGTACGAGACCGACACCCGGCACTACGCGCACGTCGACATGCCCGGCCACGCCGACTACGTCAAGAACATGGTCACCGGGGCCGCGCAGCTCGACGGGGCGATCCTCGTCGTCTCCGCGCTCGACGGGATCATGCCGCAGACCGCCGAGCACGTGCTGCTCGCCCGGCAGGTGGGGGTGAACCACGTGGTCGTCGCGCTCAACAAGGCCGACGCGGGCGACGAGGAGCTGATCGACCTCGTGGAGCTGGAGGTCCGCGAGCTGCTCACCGCGCACGGCTATGGCGGTGACTCCGTACCCGTCGTACGGGTCTCCGGCCTCAAGGCGCTCGAAGGCGACCCACGGTGGACGGCGTCGATCGACGCGCTGCTGGACGCGGTGGACACGTACGTCCCGATGCCGGAGCGGTATCTGGACGCGCCGTTCCTGTTGTCCGTGGAGAACGTCCTCACCATCACCGGTCGCGGGACCGTCGTCACGGGGGCCGTCGAGCGGGGCACGATCCACGTGGGCGACCGGGTCGAGGTGCTCGGCGCCGAGGTGGAGACCGTGGTCACCGGGCTGGAGACCTTCGGCAAGCCGATGTCGGAGGCGCAGGCCGGGGACAACGTGGCGCTGCTGCTGCGCGGGGTGGGCCGCGACGCCGTCCGACGCGGGCACGTGGTGGCCGCGCCCGGCAGCGTCGTGCCCAGTCGGCACTTCACCGCGCAGGTGTATGTGCTGTCGGCGCGCGAGGGCGGGCGTACGACGCCGGTGTCCACCGGGTACCGGCCGCAGTTCTACATCCGTACGGCGGATGTGGTGGGCGACGTCGACCTGGGCGAGATCGCCGTCGCCCGGCCGGGGGACCGGGTCACGATGAGTGTGGAGCTGGGCCGGGAGGTGCCGTTGGAGGCCGGTCTCGGGTTCGCGATCCGTGAGGGCGGTCGGACCGTGGGAGCGGGGACGGTGACGGCCGTTCAGTAG
- a CDS encoding TVP38/TMEM64 family protein — MLDATTRSGGTATVLPRTAATELAVATPVAVPAVPLGRAARWGRVLLSPWARFSLLVVLLLGAVSTVLLFEPQRLLADGWPPQLSGAAAVVMFAVAYGLCTVAFVPRPILNIAAGALFGSQLGLTSALAGTVLGAGIAFGLGRMLGQDALRPLLRHRWLKSADGQLSRHGFRSMLAARLFPGVPFWAANYCASVSRMGYLPFLLATALGSIPNTAAYAVAGARASSPTSPAFLIAMACIAIPALIGAAMAWRKRHHFRAR, encoded by the coding sequence ATGCTCGATGCCACCACCCGCTCTGGGGGCACCGCCACGGTCCTTCCCCGGACCGCCGCCACGGAGCTCGCCGTCGCCACACCCGTCGCCGTCCCAGCCGTACCGCTGGGGCGGGCCGCCCGCTGGGGCAGAGTGCTGCTCTCACCGTGGGCGCGGTTCTCGCTGCTCGTGGTACTGCTCCTGGGCGCCGTGTCCACGGTGCTGCTGTTCGAGCCGCAGCGGCTGCTGGCCGACGGCTGGCCGCCCCAGCTGAGCGGCGCGGCGGCGGTCGTGATGTTCGCGGTGGCGTACGGGCTGTGCACGGTCGCCTTCGTGCCCCGGCCGATCCTCAACATCGCGGCGGGCGCCCTCTTCGGCTCCCAGCTGGGTCTGACCTCGGCGCTCGCGGGCACGGTCCTCGGAGCCGGCATCGCCTTCGGCCTGGGCCGCATGCTCGGCCAGGACGCCCTGCGCCCCCTCCTCCGCCACCGCTGGCTGAAGTCCGCGGACGGCCAGCTCAGCCGCCACGGTTTCCGCTCGATGCTGGCGGCCCGTCTGTTCCCGGGAGTGCCCTTCTGGGCGGCCAACTACTGCGCCTCCGTCTCCCGCATGGGTTACCTCCCCTTCCTCCTCGCCACCGCTCTCGGCTCGATCCCGAACACCGCCGCCTACGCGGTGGCCGGTGCCCGAGCCTCGTCCCCGACGTCCCCGGCCTTCCTGATCGCCATGGCGTGCATCGCGATCCCGGCCCTGATCGGCGCGGCGATGGCCTGGCGAAAGCGCCACCACTTCCGAGCCCGCTGA
- a CDS encoding acyltransferase produces the protein MRVPPGEYGERVPKSKNTFSSRRGRLVQRAVHAGWAWLQRTGSVTAERPGRFRFGAMGTGTRLAFPLGTVFGEPWIHLGSHCIIGEQVTLTAGLMPDLDLGAEPILRIGDGVVLGRGSHVIADTTVTIGSDCYFGPYVYVTSTNHSYDDPHEPIGKQWPRMDPVSIGPGCWIGTGAVILPGARLGRNVVVAAGAVVRGVVPDHSVVAGAPARVVRRWDPAEGWQPPIRTPAPVPIPDGVTPEQLMALAEWDAEGAGESA, from the coding sequence ATGCGTGTGCCGCCCGGTGAGTACGGTGAGCGGGTGCCGAAGAGCAAGAACACGTTCTCGTCCCGGCGGGGCCGCCTCGTGCAGCGCGCCGTCCATGCGGGCTGGGCGTGGCTGCAGCGCACGGGTTCGGTGACGGCCGAGCGGCCCGGCCGCTTCCGCTTCGGCGCGATGGGAACGGGTACCAGGCTGGCCTTTCCGCTCGGCACGGTCTTCGGTGAGCCGTGGATCCATCTGGGCTCCCACTGCATCATCGGCGAGCAGGTCACCCTGACCGCCGGGCTGATGCCCGATCTGGACCTCGGTGCGGAACCGATCCTGCGCATCGGTGACGGTGTCGTCCTCGGGCGGGGCAGCCATGTCATCGCCGACACCACCGTCACGATCGGCAGCGACTGCTACTTCGGGCCGTATGTCTACGTGACGTCCACGAACCACTCGTACGACGACCCGCACGAGCCGATCGGCAAGCAGTGGCCGCGTATGGATCCGGTGTCGATCGGGCCGGGGTGCTGGATCGGTACGGGGGCGGTGATTCTGCCCGGTGCGCGGCTGGGGCGGAACGTGGTGGTCGCCGCGGGCGCGGTGGTGCGGGGGGTGGTTCCGGACCACTCGGTGGTGGCCGGGGCGCCCGCGCGGGTCGTGCGGCGGTGGGATCCGGCCGAGGGGTGGCAGCCGCCGATCCGGACGCCCGCACCGGTGCCGATACCCGACGGGGTCACGCCGGAGCAGTTGATGGCGCTGGCCGAGTGGGACGCCGAGGGGGCCGGGGAGTCCGCATAG
- a CDS encoding gamma carbonic anhydrase family protein has product MNRQRALITTFGGRKPDVEEAAFVSPTSVVIGDVTLRPGSSVWYGAVLRAEFEPIVIGADANVQDNCTLHVDPGFPVSIGERVSIGHNAVVHGATVEDDCLIGMGATVLNGAVIGAGSLVAAQALVPQGMRVPPGSLVAGVPAKVKRPLTDEERDMVTLNGTHYAELAKAHRTAQEEYGV; this is encoded by the coding sequence ATGAACCGGCAGCGGGCCCTGATCACGACGTTCGGCGGCAGGAAGCCGGATGTGGAGGAGGCCGCGTTCGTCTCCCCCACGTCGGTGGTGATCGGCGACGTGACGCTGCGGCCGGGGTCGAGTGTCTGGTACGGAGCGGTGCTGCGGGCCGAGTTCGAGCCGATCGTCATCGGCGCGGACGCCAACGTCCAGGACAACTGCACGTTGCACGTCGACCCGGGTTTCCCCGTCTCGATCGGCGAGCGGGTCTCGATCGGGCACAACGCGGTGGTGCACGGGGCGACCGTCGAGGACGACTGTCTGATCGGGATGGGGGCGACCGTCCTGAACGGCGCGGTGATCGGGGCGGGTTCCCTGGTGGCCGCTCAGGCGCTGGTGCCTCAGGGGATGCGGGTGCCGCCCGGGTCGCTGGTGGCGGGGGTTCCGGCGAAGGTGAAGCGTCCGCTCACCGATGAGGAGCGCGACATGGTCACGTTGAACGGGACTCACTACGCGGAACTGGCGAAGGCGCACCGGACAGCGCAGGAGGAGTACGGCGTGTAG
- a CDS encoding MFS transporter codes for MTTPAAFRRRPAWAGRNYTLLTTAAVVTSLGSNGALIAAAFAVLEAGGDGGDVGLVAAARTLPLVLFLLIGGAVADRLPRHRVMVAANTLNCLSQAVFAVLVLTDEAHLWQMMLLSALGGTGQAFFSPAAEGMLLSSVTAEQAGRAFALFRFASQGATMTGAALGGALIAVIGPGWVLAVDAAAFAFAGALRAFLDVSHIPEREPGHGMLADLRDGWREFTGRTWLWAIVVQFSLVNAVIVAADAVYGPQVARDSLGGPGPWGLALGLFGAGNAVGALLMARWKPRRLLLVGVLCVFPFALPSAALAVPVPIAVLCLAMFVSGLSIEVFGVSWMTALHQEIPEDKLSRVSAYDWFGSVAMVPLAAALAGPAESAFGRTAALWGCAALCVGATAAVLCVRDVRNLTRHGKPVALAKPDAEPDVEPDVETGAESDAETGAESDARPHAETEARPGSADAEGSVGRLG; via the coding sequence GTGACCACTCCCGCCGCCTTCCGACGCCGCCCCGCCTGGGCCGGCCGCAACTACACCCTGCTGACGACGGCCGCGGTCGTCACCAGCCTGGGCAGCAACGGCGCCCTGATCGCGGCCGCGTTCGCGGTCCTGGAGGCGGGCGGCGACGGCGGGGACGTCGGTCTGGTCGCGGCGGCACGGACCCTGCCGCTGGTGCTGTTCCTGCTGATCGGCGGTGCGGTCGCGGACCGGCTGCCCCGGCACCGCGTAATGGTCGCGGCGAACACCCTCAACTGTCTCTCCCAGGCCGTCTTCGCCGTGCTCGTGCTCACCGACGAGGCACACCTCTGGCAGATGATGCTGCTCTCCGCGCTCGGCGGCACCGGACAGGCGTTCTTCAGCCCGGCCGCGGAGGGCATGCTGCTCTCCTCGGTCACCGCCGAGCAGGCGGGCCGGGCCTTCGCGCTGTTCCGCTTCGCGTCGCAGGGCGCGACGATGACCGGCGCGGCCCTCGGCGGCGCCCTGATCGCGGTGATCGGCCCCGGCTGGGTACTCGCGGTGGACGCCGCCGCGTTCGCCTTCGCCGGGGCCCTGCGTGCCTTCCTCGACGTGAGCCACATACCGGAGCGCGAGCCGGGCCACGGCATGCTCGCCGATCTCCGGGACGGCTGGCGGGAGTTCACCGGCCGCACCTGGCTGTGGGCGATCGTGGTCCAGTTCTCCCTGGTGAACGCGGTCATCGTCGCCGCCGACGCGGTCTACGGCCCCCAGGTCGCCCGCGACAGCCTCGGCGGGCCCGGCCCCTGGGGCCTGGCACTGGGCCTGTTCGGGGCCGGCAACGCCGTCGGCGCGCTGCTCATGGCCCGCTGGAAACCGCGCCGCCTCCTCCTCGTGGGCGTCCTGTGCGTCTTCCCGTTCGCCCTGCCGTCCGCCGCGCTCGCCGTACCGGTGCCGATCGCCGTGCTGTGCCTCGCCATGTTCGTCAGCGGTCTGTCGATCGAGGTGTTCGGCGTCTCCTGGATGACCGCGCTGCACCAGGAGATCCCCGAGGACAAGCTGTCCCGCGTCTCCGCGTACGACTGGTTCGGCTCGGTGGCGATGGTGCCGCTCGCCGCCGCGCTGGCGGGTCCGGCGGAGAGCGCCTTCGGGCGTACGGCGGCCCTGTGGGGCTGCGCCGCGCTGTGCGTGGGGGCCACGGCGGCGGTCCTGTGCGTACGGGACGTACGGAACCTGACCCGGCACGGCAAGCCGGTGGCCCTGGCCAAACCCGACGCCGAACCCGACGTCGAACCCGACGTCGAGACCGGTGCCGAGTCCGATGCCGAGACCGGTGCCGAGTCCGACGCCAGGCCCCACGCCGAGACCGAGGCCAGGCCGGGCTCAGCCGATGCCGAAGGCTCCGTCGGGCGGCTCGGGTGA